The Mastomys coucha isolate ucsf_1 unplaced genomic scaffold, UCSF_Mcou_1 pScaffold13, whole genome shotgun sequence genome has a window encoding:
- the Epc1 gene encoding enhancer of polycomb homolog 1 isoform X1, whose protein sequence is MSKLSFRARALDASKPLPVFRCEDLPDLHEYASINRAVPQMPTGMEKEEESEHHLQRAISAQQVYGEKRDNMVIPVPEAESNIAYYESIYPGEFKMPKQLIHIQPFSLDAEQPDYDLDSEDEAFVNKLKKKMDICPLQFEEMIDRLEKGSGQQPVSLQEAKLLLKEDDELIREVYEYWIKKRKTCRGPSLIPLVKQEKRDGSSTNDPYVAFRRRTEKMQTRKNRKNDEASYEKMLKLRRDLSRAVTILEMIKRREKSKRELLHLTLEIMEKRYNLGDYSGEIMSEVMAQRQPVKPTYAIPIIPITNSSQFKHQDVTDSKEFKVNKQDKADLIRPKRKYEKKPKVLPPCAAAPQQPSPAALPGFSAKDLNQYDFPSSDEEPLSQVVSGSSEAEEENDPDGPFAFRRKVGCQYYAPHLDQTGNWPWTSPKDGGLGDLRYRYCLTTLTVPQRCLGFARRRVGRGGRVLLDRAHSDYDSMFHRLDLDMLSSPQPSPVNQFANTSETNTSDRCSSKDLSQILVDIKSCRWRHFRPRTPSLPDSDSGDLSSRTLHRSISRAGAAQPGAHTCSASTQSRSSSGSAHCAFTAEQYQQHQQQLALMQQQQLAQTQQQQQAHSSSSAAAPQGFVSKTLDSASAQFAASALMTSEQLMGFKMKDDVVLGIGVNGVLPASGVYKGLHLTSTTPTALVHTSPSGAGSTLLQPSNITQTSGSHSALSHQVTAANSATTQVLFGNNIRLTVPSSVPTVNSVAPINARHIPRTLSAVPPSALKLAAAANCQVSKVPSSSSVDSVPRENHESEKPALNNIADNTVAMEVT, encoded by the exons GAACACCATCTTCAGCGGGCTATCTCTGCACAGCAGGTGTACGGCGAGAAGCGGGATAACATGGTTATTCCAGTTCCTGAAGCAGAAAGTAACATCGCTTACTATGAGTCCATATATCCTGGGGAGTTCAAGATGCCAAAGCAGCTCATTCACATACAGC CTTTTAGCTTGGACGCCGAACAGCCTGATTATGATCTGGATTCTGAAGATGAAGCATTCGTGaataaactgaagaagaaaatggacatCTGCCCATTGCAGTTTGAGGAGATGATTGACCGGCTAGAAAAGGGCAGCGGTCAGCAG CCAGTCAGTCTGCAAGAAGCCAAACTACTTCTAAAAGAAGATGATGAGTTAATTAGAGAAGTTTATGAATACTGgattaaaaagaggaaaacctGCCGGGGGCCATCCCTTATCCCGCTGGTAAAACAGGAAAAGCGAGATGGTTCTAGCACAAATGATCCTTATGTGGCTTTTAGAAGACGAACTGAGAAAATGCAAACTCGAAAA AACCGCAAAAATGATGAAGCCTCATATGAGAAAATGCTTAAGCTGCGCCGGGATCTCAGCCGGGCTGTCACCATCCTGGAAATGATCAAGAGACGTGAGAAGAGTAAACGGGAGCTGCTGCACCTAACACTGGAGATTATGGAAAAGAG GTATAATTTAGGTGACTACAGTGGAGAGATCATGTCTGAGGTCATGGCACAGAGACAGCCAGTGAAGCCTACTTACGCCATCCCCATCATCCCGATTACTAACAGCAGCCAGTTCAAACACCAGGACGTCACAGACTCGAAGGAGTTCAAAGTTAACAAG CAAGATAAGGCTGATCTTATCCGACCGAAGCGCAAATATGAGAAGAAGCCCAAAGTCTTACCCCCATGTGCTGCCGCCCCTCAGCAGCCGAGTCCCGCTGCACTGCCGGGCTTCAGTGCTAAGGATTTAAACCAGTATGACTTTCCCAGCTCAGATGAAGAGCCTCTGTCACAG GTTGTGTCTGGCTCttcagaagctgaggaagagaatGACCCTGATGGCCCATTCGCTTTCCGTAGGAAAGTAGGCTGTCAGTACTATGCT cctcaTTTAGACCAAACTGGCAACTGGCCCTGGACTAGCCCTAAAGATGGAGGCCTGGGGGATTTACGATATAGATACTGCTTAACTACTCTCACCGTACCCCAGAGGTGTCTTGGATTTGCACGAAGACGGGTCGGGCGCGGTGGAAG GGTCTTGCTGGACAGAGCACATTCAGACTACGACAGTATGTTTCACCGCCTGGATTTGGACATGCTTTCCTCACCACAACCTTCTCCAGTCAATCAGTTTGCCAATACCTCAGAAACCAATACCTCGGACAGATGTTCCTCTAAAGACCTCAGTCAGATACTAGTCGATATCAAATCATGTAGGTGGCGGCACTTTAGGCCTCGGACACCATCCCTGCCTGACAGTGACAGTGGTGATCTCTCCAGTAGAACGTTACACAGGAGTATCAGTCGAGCAGGAGCAGCACAGCCTGGGGCCCATACATGCAGCGCCTCTACGCAGAGCAGAAGTAGCAGTGGCTCAGCACACTGTG CATTCACAGCCGAACAataccagcagcaccagcagcaacTGGCCctcatgcagcagcagcagcttgccCAAACtcagcaacagcagcaagcaCATAGTAGTTCCTCCGCCGCCGCGCCACAG GGTTTTGTTTCTAAGACTTTGGATTCTGCTAGTGCGCAGTTTGCTGCTTCTGCTTTAATGACATCAGAGCAACTGATGGGATTCAAGATGAAGGATgatgtggttctggggattggGGTGAACGGCGTCCTTCCTGCCTCAG gAGTATACAAGGGCTTACACCTCACTAGCACTACACCAACGGCGCTTGTACATACGAGTCCTTCAGGAGCAGGTTCAACTTTGTTACAGCCTTCAAATATTACACAGACTTCGGGTTCCCACAGCGCACTGAGTCACCAAGTAACTGCTGCCAACTCTGCAACAACTCAGGTTCTGTTTGGGAACAACATCCGATTAACTGTCCCCTCATCTGTCCCCACTGTCAACTCTGTCGCCCCAATAAACGCACGGCATATACCTAGGACTTTAAGTGCTGTTCCGCCATCTGCCTTAAAGCTGGCTGCTGCAGCAAACTGTCAAGTTTCCAAGGTCCCCTCCTCATCCTCTGTAGATTCAGTTCCAAG GGAAAATCATGAATCAGAAAAGCCAGCACTGAACAACATAGCAGACAACACAGTAGCAATGGAGGTGACGTAG
- the Epc1 gene encoding enhancer of polycomb homolog 1 isoform X2 — translation MVIPVPEAESNIAYYESIYPGEFKMPKQLIHIQPFSLDAEQPDYDLDSEDEAFVNKLKKKMDICPLQFEEMIDRLEKGSGQQPVSLQEAKLLLKEDDELIREVYEYWIKKRKTCRGPSLIPLVKQEKRDGSSTNDPYVAFRRRTEKMQTRKNRKNDEASYEKMLKLRRDLSRAVTILEMIKRREKSKRELLHLTLEIMEKRYNLGDYSGEIMSEVMAQRQPVKPTYAIPIIPITNSSQFKHQDVTDSKEFKVNKQDKADLIRPKRKYEKKPKVLPPCAAAPQQPSPAALPGFSAKDLNQYDFPSSDEEPLSQVVSGSSEAEEENDPDGPFAFRRKVGCQYYAPHLDQTGNWPWTSPKDGGLGDLRYRYCLTTLTVPQRCLGFARRRVGRGGRVLLDRAHSDYDSMFHRLDLDMLSSPQPSPVNQFANTSETNTSDRCSSKDLSQILVDIKSCRWRHFRPRTPSLPDSDSGDLSSRTLHRSISRAGAAQPGAHTCSASTQSRSSSGSAHCAFTAEQYQQHQQQLALMQQQQLAQTQQQQQAHSSSSAAAPQGFVSKTLDSASAQFAASALMTSEQLMGFKMKDDVVLGIGVNGVLPASGVYKGLHLTSTTPTALVHTSPSGAGSTLLQPSNITQTSGSHSALSHQVTAANSATTQVLFGNNIRLTVPSSVPTVNSVAPINARHIPRTLSAVPPSALKLAAAANCQVSKVPSSSSVDSVPRENHESEKPALNNIADNTVAMEVT, via the exons ATGGTTATTCCAGTTCCTGAAGCAGAAAGTAACATCGCTTACTATGAGTCCATATATCCTGGGGAGTTCAAGATGCCAAAGCAGCTCATTCACATACAGC CTTTTAGCTTGGACGCCGAACAGCCTGATTATGATCTGGATTCTGAAGATGAAGCATTCGTGaataaactgaagaagaaaatggacatCTGCCCATTGCAGTTTGAGGAGATGATTGACCGGCTAGAAAAGGGCAGCGGTCAGCAG CCAGTCAGTCTGCAAGAAGCCAAACTACTTCTAAAAGAAGATGATGAGTTAATTAGAGAAGTTTATGAATACTGgattaaaaagaggaaaacctGCCGGGGGCCATCCCTTATCCCGCTGGTAAAACAGGAAAAGCGAGATGGTTCTAGCACAAATGATCCTTATGTGGCTTTTAGAAGACGAACTGAGAAAATGCAAACTCGAAAA AACCGCAAAAATGATGAAGCCTCATATGAGAAAATGCTTAAGCTGCGCCGGGATCTCAGCCGGGCTGTCACCATCCTGGAAATGATCAAGAGACGTGAGAAGAGTAAACGGGAGCTGCTGCACCTAACACTGGAGATTATGGAAAAGAG GTATAATTTAGGTGACTACAGTGGAGAGATCATGTCTGAGGTCATGGCACAGAGACAGCCAGTGAAGCCTACTTACGCCATCCCCATCATCCCGATTACTAACAGCAGCCAGTTCAAACACCAGGACGTCACAGACTCGAAGGAGTTCAAAGTTAACAAG CAAGATAAGGCTGATCTTATCCGACCGAAGCGCAAATATGAGAAGAAGCCCAAAGTCTTACCCCCATGTGCTGCCGCCCCTCAGCAGCCGAGTCCCGCTGCACTGCCGGGCTTCAGTGCTAAGGATTTAAACCAGTATGACTTTCCCAGCTCAGATGAAGAGCCTCTGTCACAG GTTGTGTCTGGCTCttcagaagctgaggaagagaatGACCCTGATGGCCCATTCGCTTTCCGTAGGAAAGTAGGCTGTCAGTACTATGCT cctcaTTTAGACCAAACTGGCAACTGGCCCTGGACTAGCCCTAAAGATGGAGGCCTGGGGGATTTACGATATAGATACTGCTTAACTACTCTCACCGTACCCCAGAGGTGTCTTGGATTTGCACGAAGACGGGTCGGGCGCGGTGGAAG GGTCTTGCTGGACAGAGCACATTCAGACTACGACAGTATGTTTCACCGCCTGGATTTGGACATGCTTTCCTCACCACAACCTTCTCCAGTCAATCAGTTTGCCAATACCTCAGAAACCAATACCTCGGACAGATGTTCCTCTAAAGACCTCAGTCAGATACTAGTCGATATCAAATCATGTAGGTGGCGGCACTTTAGGCCTCGGACACCATCCCTGCCTGACAGTGACAGTGGTGATCTCTCCAGTAGAACGTTACACAGGAGTATCAGTCGAGCAGGAGCAGCACAGCCTGGGGCCCATACATGCAGCGCCTCTACGCAGAGCAGAAGTAGCAGTGGCTCAGCACACTGTG CATTCACAGCCGAACAataccagcagcaccagcagcaacTGGCCctcatgcagcagcagcagcttgccCAAACtcagcaacagcagcaagcaCATAGTAGTTCCTCCGCCGCCGCGCCACAG GGTTTTGTTTCTAAGACTTTGGATTCTGCTAGTGCGCAGTTTGCTGCTTCTGCTTTAATGACATCAGAGCAACTGATGGGATTCAAGATGAAGGATgatgtggttctggggattggGGTGAACGGCGTCCTTCCTGCCTCAG gAGTATACAAGGGCTTACACCTCACTAGCACTACACCAACGGCGCTTGTACATACGAGTCCTTCAGGAGCAGGTTCAACTTTGTTACAGCCTTCAAATATTACACAGACTTCGGGTTCCCACAGCGCACTGAGTCACCAAGTAACTGCTGCCAACTCTGCAACAACTCAGGTTCTGTTTGGGAACAACATCCGATTAACTGTCCCCTCATCTGTCCCCACTGTCAACTCTGTCGCCCCAATAAACGCACGGCATATACCTAGGACTTTAAGTGCTGTTCCGCCATCTGCCTTAAAGCTGGCTGCTGCAGCAAACTGTCAAGTTTCCAAGGTCCCCTCCTCATCCTCTGTAGATTCAGTTCCAAG GGAAAATCATGAATCAGAAAAGCCAGCACTGAACAACATAGCAGACAACACAGTAGCAATGGAGGTGACGTAG